A window from Drosophila nasuta strain 15112-1781.00 chromosome 3, ASM2355853v1, whole genome shotgun sequence encodes these proteins:
- the LOC132790093 gene encoding location of vulva defective 1, with amino-acid sequence MYSILLLIVCLAGAAWANPHPTWGESKLMQAMRSTSELQLNNPSRSVECFQYYSEVFDQLLKKYEAEYAACQNSSTLETAQLNAQYSQVVNSLNVSSINTCYQLIDCATQADNLQILSCYSDVAGDNVRAMYNISSTASENYGDLEQLIQQIQFIENQCTNSSKRRYELDTDQAYISLQQCLMGTDPVPTLAPSTSTSTSLSTANDTPTSTSPSADLSTTTQVISSSTSVVTPRPQTRSTSTIASSSTERDTTTELTTIQPSSSSTQSDTPRTYKTSTQTPIESSTAPSTVSRRTPRPIATTTTSFVTTNSATSTTSNSFSSELKKLLHSLRH; translated from the exons atgtATTCAATCCTGTTGCTAATTGTTTGCTTGGCTGGTGCTGCCTGGGCAAATCCTCATCCCACTTGGGGGGAATCGAAGCTAATGCAAGCGATGCGTAGCACAAGTGAACTGCAACTGAATAATCCTTCGCGTTCGGTGGAATGTTTTCAGTACTACAGCGAAGTATTTGATCAGTTGTTGAAGAAATATGAAGCAGAGTACGCTGCTTGCCAGAACAGTTCAACGCTGGAGACTGCTCAGTTGAATGCTCAATATTCTCAAGTCGTAAATTCGCTGAATGTGTCTTCCATTAACACGTGCTATCAATTAATCGATTGCGCGACTCAAGCTGATAATCTGCAGATTTTGTCCTGCTACTCAGATGTG GCTGGTGATAATGTCAGAGCCATGTATAATATTTCAAGCACTGCCAGCGAGAACTATGGCGATTTGGAGCAGCTCATACAGCAGATACAGTTCATTGAGAACCAATGCACGAATAGCTCAAAGCGTCGCTATGAACTCGACACTGATCAAGCCTACATCAGTCTGCAACAATGTCTGATGGGCACGGATCCAGTGCCAACACTTGCGCCCTCGACAAGCACTTCAACCAGCTTGAGCACTGCAAATGATACACCAACATCAACATCTCCCTCGGCAGATCTTTCGACTACAACCCAAGTAATCAGTTCAAGCACTTCAGTAGTTACGCCACGACCACAAACACGGTCAACATCAACCATTGCATCAAGCTCTACAGAGCGTGACACAACCACGGAGTTGACTACAATCCAACCAAGCAGCTCAAGCACTCAAAGCGATACGCCACGAACTTATAAAACCTCAACACAAACACCCATCGAATCATCCACTGCACCTTCGACAGTTTCTAGACGCACGCCTAGACCAATTGCCACAACTACAACGTCTTTTGTCACCACCAATTCGGCGACTTCCacaaccagcaacagcttcagCTCAGAGCTGAAGAAGCTGCTGCATTCGCTCCGCCACTAA